A region from the Neomonachus schauinslandi chromosome 2, ASM220157v2, whole genome shotgun sequence genome encodes:
- the TLR6 gene encoding toll-like receptor 6 translates to MTKDKDSITGSFHFVYIVTLIVGTIIQFSDESEFAVDMSNMKLIHVPKDLPPKTKILDLSQNNISELHISDMSYLSGLKVLKLSHNRIWCLDFSIFKFNQDLEYLDLSHNQLQNISCHLITSLKHLDLSFNDFDVLPICKEFGNLTQLHFLGLSATKLRQLDLLPIAHLHLSYILLDLEGYSAKETESLQILNTKTLNLVFHPNQLFSVQVNISVNSLECLQLTNIKLNNSNCGVLIKFLSGLTRGPTLLNFTLKHVKTTWKCLVRIFQFLWPKPVEYLNIYNLTVVERIDKEDFHYSKTALKALKIEHVKNEVFIFSQTAVYTIFSEMNIMMLTISDTPFIHMLCPPPSNTFKFLNFTQNVFTDSVFQNCSQLVRLETLILRKNKLKDLYKVGLMTKHMTSLEILDVSGNSLEYDRHDGDCTWVGSIVVLNLSSNILADSVFRCLPPKVKVLDLHDNRIRSIPKPIMKLEALQELNVASNSLAHLPDCDTFSSLSVLIIDSNSISNPSADFFQSCQKIRSIRAGNNPFQCTCELREFVQSLGQVSSEVVEGWPDSYKCGYPENYKGTLLKDFHVSQLSCNTTLLLVTIGITVLVLTLTVTALCIYFDLPWYLRMVCQWTQTRRRARNIPLEELQRTLQFHAFISYSEHDSAWVKNELVPCLEKEDIRICLHERNFVPGKSIVENIINCIERSYKSIFVLSPNFVQSEWCHYELYFAHHNLFHEGSNNLILILLEPIPQNCIPSKYHKLKALMTQRTYLEWPKEKSKHGLFWANIRAAFNMKLELIAENNDAET, encoded by the coding sequence ATGACCAAAGACAAAGACTCTATCACAGGAAGCTTTCATTTTGTGTACATTGTGACCTTAATAGTTGGAACCATAATCCAGTTCTCTGATGAAAGTGAATTTGCAGTAGACATGTCAAATATGAAGCTTATTCATGTCCCAAAAGACCTGCcaccaaaaaccaaaatcttAGATCTGTCTCAGAACAACATATCTGAGCTTCACATCTCTGACATGAGCTATCTCTCAGGGCTAAAAGTTTTGAAACTTTCTCATAATAGAATCTGGTGCCTTGATTTTAGCATTTTCAAGTTCAACCAGGATTTAGAATATTTGGATTTATCTCACAATCAGTTACAGAATATATCCTGCCATCTTATCACAAGTCTCAAGCATTTAGACCTCTCATTCAATGACTTTGATGTCCTGCCCATCTGCAAGGAATTTGGCAACTTGACGCAACTACATTTTTTAGGATTAAGTGCTACAAAGTTACGACAACTAGATCTGCTACCAATTGCTCATCTGCATCTAAGTTATATCCTTCTGGATTTAGAAGGTTATTctgcaaaagaaacagaaagtcttCAAATTCTGAATACAAAAACACTTAACCTTGTTTTCCATCCAAATCAGTTATTCTCTGTCCAAGTGAACATATCAGTTAATAGTTTAGAGTGCTTACAACTGACTAATATTAAATTGAATAACAGCAACTGTGgagttttaattaaatttttatcagGACTCACTAGAGGtccaactttactgaattttacTCTCAAACATGTGAAAACAACTTGGAAATGCCTGGTtagaatttttcaatttctttggccCAAACCTGTAGAATATctcaatatttataatttaacagTAGTTGAAAGGATTGATAAAGAAGATTTTCATTATTCTAAAACAGCACTGAAAGCACTGAAGATAGAGCatgttaaaaatgaagtttttattttttcacagacAGCGGTATACACAATTTTTTCTGAGATGAACATTATGATGTTAACCATATCAGATACACCTTTTATACACATGCTTTGTCCTCCGCCATCAAACACATTTAAGTTTTTGAACTTTACCCAGAATGTTTTCACAGatagtgtttttcaaaattgttccCAACTAGTTAGATTGGAAACACTTATCTTacgaaagaataaattaaaagaccTTTACAAAGTAGGTCTCATGACTAAGCATATGACATCTTTGGAAATATTGGATGTTAGTGGGAATTCTTTGGAATATGATAGACATGATGGAGATTGCACTTGGGTTGGGAGTATAGTGGTGTTAAATTTGTCTTCAAATATACTTGCTGACTCTGTTTTCAGATGTTTACCTCCTAAGGTGAAGGTACTTGATCTTCACGATAACAGAATAAGGAGCATTCCTAAACCAATCATGAAACTAGAAGCTTTACAAGAACTCAATGTTGCTTCCAATTCTTTAGCCCACCTTCCTGACTGTGATACTTTTAGCAGCCTTTCTGTACTGATTATTGACTCTAATTCAATTTCCAACCCATCAGCTGATTTCTTCCAGAGCTGCCAGAAGATTAGGTCCATAAGAGCAGGGAACAATCCATTCCAATGTACATGTGAGCTAAGAGAATTTGTCCAAAGTCTAGGCCAAGTATCAAGTGAAGTGGTAGAGGGTTGGCCTGATTCTTATAAGTGTGGCTATCCAGAAAACTATAAGGGAACCCTACTGAAGGACTTTCACGTGTCTCAGTTATCCTGCAACACAACTCTGCTGCTTGTTACCATTGGGATCACTGTGCTGGTGTTGACTCTTACTGTGACTGCTCTCTGTATCTACTTTGATCTGCCCTGGTATCTCAGGATGGTGTGTCAGTGGACCCAGACCCGGCGCAGGGCAAGGAACATACCTTTAGAAGAACTCCAAAgaaccctccagttccatgctTTTATTTCATACAGTGAACATGATTCTGCCTGGGTGAAGAATGAACTGGTACCTTGcctagaaaaagaagatataaggATTTGTCTCCATGAGAGAAACTTTGTTCCTGGCAAGAGCATTGTGGAAAATATCATAAACTGCATTGAGAGAAGTTACAAGTCCATCTTTGTTTTGTCTCCCAACTTTGTCCAGAGTGAGTGGTGCCATTATGAACTCTACTTTGCCCACCACAATCTCTTTCATGAAGGATCTAATAACTTAATCTTGATCTTGCTGGAACCCATTCCACAGAACTGCATTCCCAGCAAGTATCACAAGCTGAAGGCTCTTATGACACAGCGGACTTACTTGGAATGGCCCAAGGAGAAGAGCAAACATGGACTTTTTTGGGCTAATATTAGAGCTGCTTTTAATATGAAGTTAGAATTAATTGCTGAAAACAATGatgcagaaacttaa